A window of Thermococcus sp. MV5 contains these coding sequences:
- the pfpI gene encoding deglycase PfpI: protein MKVLFLTADTFEDLELLYPLHRMKEEGHEVYIASNKEGAITGKHGYSVKVDMVFDEVDPDEFDALVLPGGRAPEIVRIYPKAVEISKKMFEDGKPVASICHGAQVLISAGVLKGRKGTCIVTIKDDLINAGAEYIDKEVVVDGNWVSSRHPGDLYAWMREFVKLLK from the coding sequence ATGAAAGTACTGTTTTTAACAGCAGATACGTTTGAAGATCTGGAACTTCTTTATCCACTCCACAGGATGAAGGAAGAAGGGCATGAGGTTTATATTGCAAGCAACAAAGAGGGTGCAATAACCGGAAAGCATGGCTATTCTGTGAAAGTTGACATGGTTTTTGATGAAGTCGATCCCGATGAGTTCGATGCTCTTGTCCTACCAGGAGGGAGAGCACCAGAGATCGTGAGAATATATCCCAAAGCGGTGGAAATATCCAAAAAGATGTTTGAGGACGGTAAACCCGTAGCTAGTATCTGCCATGGGGCTCAAGTCCTAATATCTGCTGGAGTGCTCAAAGGAAGAAAAGGTACATGTATAGTCACAATAAAAGACGATCTCATCAACGCCGGAGCAGAATACATTGATAAAGAAGTAGTCGTCGATGGCAATTGGGTAAGTTCAAGGCATCCTGGTGATCTCTACGCATGGATGAGGGAATTCGTGAAGCTTTTGAAATAA
- a CDS encoding DNA-binding protein: MGEDIEEIRKKKLLELQKRLAEQKKAEEEQIRQEMELEAQLQAIMKQILTPEARERLGRVKLVRPELARQVELILVQLYQAGQINERITDEKLKRILAQIDARTRKEFRIKW, from the coding sequence ATGGGTGAAGATATAGAGGAGATTAGAAAGAAAAAGCTTTTAGAGCTTCAAAAAAGACTTGCCGAGCAAAAAAAAGCTGAAGAGGAACAAATAAGGCAAGAAATGGAGTTAGAAGCTCAACTACAGGCAATAATGAAGCAGATTTTAACTCCTGAAGCGAGGGAAAGATTGGGAAGAGTAAAGTTGGTTAGACCAGAACTTGCGAGACAGGTGGAGTTAATACTAGTCCAGCTTTATCAGGCTGGTCAGATAAATGAGAGAATCACAGATGAAAAACTTAAAAGGATCTTGGCTCAAATTGATGCCAGAACAAGGAAAGAATTTAGAATTAAGTGGTGA
- a CDS encoding YhbY family RNA-binding protein, which produces MEKRLPGKVRRAIRAKYYDIEPKAWVGKKGLDDSVINEINVQLKKDGILKVEIKKGALISTEMDRRGIAEKVAELTDSELIDVRGKRFILFRPREGWEKYLKKLKLKEVSKERREEKPVKKIKLDIAQFRKKFKKGRE; this is translated from the coding sequence ATGGAGAAACGTTTACCTGGAAAGGTGAGAAGAGCCATACGGGCCAAATATTATGATATTGAACCAAAAGCATGGGTTGGAAAAAAAGGTTTAGATGACAGTGTAATCAACGAGATTAACGTTCAGTTAAAAAAAGATGGTATATTAAAGGTAGAAATAAAGAAAGGCGCACTCATCTCTACAGAAATGGATAGAAGAGGCATAGCTGAAAAGGTTGCGGAGCTTACAGATAGTGAGCTCATCGACGTTAGGGGCAAAAGGTTTATATTGTTTCGTCCCAGAGAGGGATGGGAAAAATATTTAAAGAAGCTTAAGCTTAAGGAAGTCTCGAAGGAGAGACGGGAAGAAAAACCCGTTAAGAAGATCAAACTCGATATCGCTCAATTTAGGAAGAAGTTCAAAAAAGGGAGGGAATGA
- a CDS encoding DUF257 family protein translates to MTKEFELSLWNYMKDIKWGEYIVIKHTSSDPTHLLFYMLIKQLQEDNTPVIIVDVLDKLHLFKTHLMTAGIETSIVNDIPVIKLGGIKHTGNIMSLIERVDISQDIPIWTRHYREALHRVEERFSNYIKIMVGVDALLQLYEENIWDLNILMLSGFANMIGDKRSKGFIFLNHSTLKPTTILKLEEIFTRILSVGLEKNTLTLSIEKSINFSEYKKEIKVNAQELQDYLIGSSPIK, encoded by the coding sequence ATGACAAAAGAGTTTGAACTTTCGTTGTGGAACTATATGAAAGACATTAAGTGGGGAGAATATATTGTGATAAAACATACATCCAGTGATCCTACACATCTTTTGTTTTATATGTTAATAAAACAACTACAAGAAGACAACACGCCAGTCATAATTGTAGATGTTCTTGATAAGCTCCATCTTTTTAAGACACACCTAATGACTGCGGGAATAGAGACAAGTATTGTAAATGACATTCCAGTGATAAAACTTGGAGGTATAAAACATACCGGAAACATTATGAGTCTAATCGAAAGGGTTGATATCTCACAAGATATCCCTATATGGACAAGACACTATCGTGAAGCTCTTCACAGAGTAGAAGAAAGATTCAGCAATTACATCAAGATAATGGTTGGTGTCGATGCTCTGCTTCAACTCTATGAAGAAAATATCTGGGATCTTAATATTCTAATGCTTTCTGGATTTGCCAATATGATAGGAGACAAGAGAAGTAAAGGATTCATATTCCTAAACCATTCAACACTCAAACCTACAACTATCTTAAAACTTGAGGAGATCTTCACAAGAATTCTAAGCGTAGGATTGGAAAAAAATACGCTAACTCTTAGTATTGAGAAATCCATAAACTTCAGCGAGTACAAAAAAGAAATTAAAGTTAATGCTCAAGAACTTCAAGATTATTTAATAGGGTCAAGCCCTATAAAATAA
- a CDS encoding 30S ribosomal protein S19e, whose protein sequence is MATVYDVPGDLLVERVAQKLKEIPEIKPPEWALFVKTGRHKERIPEQDDWWYYRVASVLRKVYVDGPVGIERLRTWYGGRKNRGHAPEHFYKGSGSIVRKALQQLEAAGFITKIPGEGRVVTPRGRSFLDKAATELKKELEEIIPELKKY, encoded by the coding sequence ATGGCGACAGTTTATGATGTTCCTGGTGATTTACTCGTTGAGAGGGTAGCTCAGAAGTTAAAGGAAATACCTGAAATAAAGCCACCTGAATGGGCATTATTCGTTAAGACTGGTAGACACAAGGAGAGGATACCAGAACAAGACGATTGGTGGTATTACAGAGTAGCCTCAGTTTTGAGAAAAGTTTATGTGGATGGACCAGTAGGCATTGAAAGATTAAGGACATGGTATGGTGGAAGAAAGAACAGAGGCCATGCACCAGAACACTTTTACAAAGGAAGTGGAAGTATCGTTAGAAAGGCACTTCAACAGCTTGAGGCCGCTGGATTCATCACAAAGATCCCCGGAGAGGGCAGAGTAGTCACACCAAGGGGAAGAAGTTTCCTTGATAAGGCTGCCACAGAGCTTAAGAAGGAACTTGAAGAAATAATACCTGAACTTAAGAAGTACTAA